Genomic window (Lewinellaceae bacterium):
GGATATATATAGGTACAAGGTTTGCGAAGGAAACCGTAACCGTAACCTTCGACCCCTTAGAGGCGCAGTGGCTGTTTAGAAAAAACGATGGCACCCTGTTAAAGGCTTCGAACGTGGGCATCCCTACCGAAAAGGAAATCAAGGATTTTGCATTGGTGTCAAAGAACTTGGATATAACTTAGTGGCGATTTTAAAACCCCAAATTAACGTCGCAAGACACCCCGCCAGCGGGGGACATTTTCCGAGTTTAGCGGCGCGTTCTCCCCCGCTGGCGGGTCGGGGGGTGGAATTTGGAATTTAGTAGGTAAAAACCCATTATTCCCACCCTTTAATTGAGTTATCAGACTTTATTCCAAATAATTTTACATGGCTGAAAACCTGGCTTTAGGCCCTCATTCTAAAAACCAGATACTTTTAAATGGAATACTGCATCAACAGCCATTATCTTTTACCTTGCACTCATTCACTCATTCCTTCAATCACTCCCTTCATGAAACTCTGGCAAAAAAGCTATACCGTCGACCAACAGATAGAAGCCTTCACCGTCGGGCAAGACCGGGAACTGGACCGCTGCCTGGCGCCCTACGACATACTCGGCTCGCTCGCCCATATCCGCATGCTGGAAAAGATCGGGCTGCTCGGCGCGGACGAGCAGAAACAATTGGCAGCCAAACTGCGGCAGCTGTACCAGCAGGCCAGCAAAGGGGAACTGGCCATCGAAGAAGGCATAGAAGACATCCACTCCCAGGTGGAGTTGTTGCTGACCCGCGAGCTGGGCGACGCCGGCAGGAAAATCCATGCTGGCCGTTCGCGCAACGACCAGGTGCTGGTCGACCTGCGGCTGTACTTTCGGGCGGAGCTGCAGGAAATCGTGGAGTTGACCGAGCGGCTCTTCACCATCCTGCTGCAGTTGGCCGAGCGGCACCGCCACATCCTGCTACCGGGTTATACCCACTTTCAGGCCGCCATGCCGTCCAGTTTCGGGCTGTGGTTCAGCGCCTACGCCGAATCGCTGGTGGATGACCTGCGGCTGCTGCAGAGCGTTTACCACATCATCAACCAGAACCCCCTGGGCTCAGCCGCCGGCTACGGCACTTCCTTCCCGCTGGACCGGGCGCTGACTACCCGCCTGCTGGGTTTTGCAGGCCTGAGCTACAACGTCGTCCACGCCCAGATGGGCCGCGGCAAGACGGAGCTCTTCCTGAGTTACGCCCTGGCCGCCCTGGCGCATACCCTCGGCAAGATGGCCGCCGACGTGGTGCTGTACGTCAGCCAGAACTTCGCCTTCCTGTCCTTCCCCGACGAATTGACCACCGGCTCCAGCATCATGCCCCACAAGAAGAACCCGGATGTGTTCGAATTGATCCGCGCCCGCTGCAACCACCTGCAGTCGCTGCCAGTGCAGGTGAGCCAGCTCACTGCCAGCCTGCCTTCGGGCTACCACCGGGATTTTCAACTCCTGAAGGAGGCCGTCTTTCCCGCCATACAGCATTTGAAAGACTGCCTGGGCATTCTCGCTTACGCCCTGCCTCAGGCCCAGGTAAACCCCCACATCCTGGAAGACGAGCGCTACCGGTTCCTCTTCAGCGTGGAGGTGGTTAATGAGTTGGTGCTGCAGGGCGTCCCGTTCCGGGAGGCCTATCAGCAGGTCGGCCGCCAGATTGAGGAAGGGCAGTTTGAGCCGCCGCAGGAGTTGCGGCATTCGCACGAGGGCAGCCTCGGCAATTTGTGCCTGGAGGAGATTGAGCGGAAAATGGAAAAGGCAATGGAGGGTTTTCCGTTTGGGGAGGTGGAGGCGGCGATAGAGGCTTTGTTGAGATGAGGCCCCAGGTTTGAGAACCTTCCCCCCAGCTCTGCATAGATAGGTTCTTAAACCTGTGCCCCCTCCTCCACTTGGATAATTCTAATTCACAATAAAATCCCCCTGCATATTCACATAATGAGCCGGAAAAGAGCAAAGGTATTTGTAGCTGCCTTTAGCGGGAGCATCGAACTCGATGGAAGCAGACTGCCCGCCGCCGATCATATCGGTGTGCGCGATGATATTGTCTTTCTGGCTTTCCGGAATGTATTTGTTGTCCTTGGCCAGAGCAGCCTCGTTGGCAAAGGCCTCGACCGTTATCTCCGGTTTCAGCAGAACAAAATTGTGCCCCATCGCTTCAACAGGCATTTTGCCGATGTGCGTCAGAGTCAGCTTGATCTTCTGGCCTTCTTTCACCTCGATCTTGTTCAGGTTGTACTTCATCATATC
Coding sequences:
- a CDS encoding azurin, producing MRKNAISILGAAMVFLSFTILLSSCGGGAADSDSSAGEAKEKPKSMIADEQPPIEVSEDGSTVTIRLTGDDMMKYNLNKIEVKEGQKIKLTLTHIGKMPVEAMGHNFVLLKPEITVEAFANEAALAKDNKYIPESQKDNIIAHTDMIGGGQSASIEFDAPAKGSYKYLCSFPAHYVNMQGDFIVN
- the argH gene encoding argininosuccinate lyase yields the protein MKLWQKSYTVDQQIEAFTVGQDRELDRCLAPYDILGSLAHIRMLEKIGLLGADEQKQLAAKLRQLYQQASKGELAIEEGIEDIHSQVELLLTRELGDAGRKIHAGRSRNDQVLVDLRLYFRAELQEIVELTERLFTILLQLAERHRHILLPGYTHFQAAMPSSFGLWFSAYAESLVDDLRLLQSVYHIINQNPLGSAAGYGTSFPLDRALTTRLLGFAGLSYNVVHAQMGRGKTELFLSYALAALAHTLGKMAADVVLYVSQNFAFLSFPDELTTGSSIMPHKKNPDVFELIRARCNHLQSLPVQVSQLTASLPSGYHRDFQLLKEAVFPAIQHLKDCLGILAYALPQAQVNPHILEDERYRFLFSVEVVNELVLQGVPFREAYQQVGRQIEEGQFEPPQELRHSHEGSLGNLCLEEIERKMEKAMEGFPFGEVEAAIEALLR